The genomic stretch GTAGTATATTTCCAACTTAAACTACTATAACCAGCGCCAATTCTCCAAAAACCATCAAAATTCTCGCTTCCTCCAAAATGAAGATTAAAGCAAAACATCACTCTCATTCGAGGAATAGAAAAATCATAATTATAAGTTACATTATTACCATTGCCATCGGTAGTATTTTCGGTCCATTTAACGCTGGTATTGGCATAATTAATTTCAACTCCTGCCCCAACTTTATCAGAAACCATATATTCTAACTTACCCCCGAAAGGACCCAGACTTCCAACTTGTACATCAACTGAATTAGCATCAGTTAATGCCGATTTTGCTGTATTCGACCACAAATTGGGCCAACCATAATAAATATCAATTAACTTAACTCCTTTTTCAACAGCTTGTGAAAATACGGTAAAAGACATTAAAATAAATGTCAAAGTAAATAAAAAATTGATTTTTTTCATGTGTATAAAATTTAATAAGTTAATAATAATGAATGAATTATATTTCCAATTTTTATTCATTTTCGATTGGTGTGAATTTGTTCTCATGGCTATTTCATCTGTATAAAATTTTATTATTGGCAAATATACAACTTTTTTTTAAGATTCCAATTTTTTTGCATACTATCATTTATTTAAATTAACTTTGCAATAAAAAAAGCTATGGCAGTAATTTTAAGCAATGCAACTTACATAGACAACCAAACATTATCGTTTAAAAAGACTCATATACGCATTACCGAAGGCTATAATGGCAAAATTGAATTTTTAGATAAAATTCCTAATGATAATCATGATGAAATAATAGACTGCAACAGCAAATACGTTATGCATTCATTTGCTTGTGGGCATCATCATGCTTATTCTGCACTAGCCAGAGGTATGGGAGCACCTAAAAAAACTCCCACAAATTTTTACGAAATTCTAAAATATATTTGGTGGACACTCGACAAATGTTTAAATAAAGACATGATCGAAGTTAGCGCCTTATTAACTGCTGTAGCTTCAGCTAAAAATGGCGTTACCTTTGTGATCGATCACCATGCTTCACCTTTTGCAGTGAATGGATCTCTCGAAATCATGGCCAATGCTTTCGAAAAAGTAGGCGTTTCGCATCTTTTATGTTACGAAATTTCGGACAGAGATGGACAAGACATTAGTCAAGCTGGATTAAAAGAAACTGAAAATTATCTTAAATCTCACCAAGGATTAGTTGGACTTCATGCATCATTCACTGTTTCAAATCAAACACTCAAAGAAGCAGTTTCATTAGCCGAAAAATATAATTCGGGCATTCACATTCATGTTGCCGAAGATTTATACGACCAAAAAGAATGTTTACACCAACATGGACAAAAAGTAGTAGAACGCTTGTATAAAGCCGGAGCTTTGCAATTCCCCAAAACTATATTAGCACACTGCTTACATATTGACGATGAAGAGCGAAACTACATTGCTCATAGCCCTGTATGGGTAGTACAAAACACCGAAAGCAACCTTAATAACAATGTAGGCTTCTTTAATGCCAAAGGACTTAATAAAAATAGGATCATGTTAGGCACCGATGGCATGCACAGCGATATGCTTCGCAGTGCCAAAGCTGCTTTTTTTGTCGGACAACCTTTCGATACCATTGACTATTCGGGCATATATCAACGCTTTACAAATGTTCATCATTTCATTGAAACCAATCAATTTTTAGGAGATGGTCCCAACAACTTAGTTGTACTCGATTATGATAGCCCTACAGCTTTCTATCAAAATAATTTTTTAGGACATTTTGTGTTTGGAATAGAATCAAAACACGTAGAGCATGTTATTAGCAATGGTAAACTCATAGTAAAAAATAAAAAAATACAAACTATTGACGAAACAGCTTTAATTAAGCAATCGCAAGAATTATCTAACATATTGTGGAAAAAAATGCAAGCTTTATGATCGACTTTTTTGCTATAATGGGGTATGCAGCTTCTATTATCATAGCTATTTCTATGACGATGAGCTCTATTGTTAAATTTCGTATCATTAATTTTATCGGAGCTGCCACTTTTTCTATTTATGGTTTTCTTATTGGGGCTATTCCTGTTGGAGTTCTTAACGCTTTTATTGCTATAGTAGATAT from Bacteroidales bacterium encodes the following:
- a CDS encoding amidohydrolase family protein, which produces MAVILSNATYIDNQTLSFKKTHIRITEGYNGKIEFLDKIPNDNHDEIIDCNSKYVMHSFACGHHHAYSALARGMGAPKKTPTNFYEILKYIWWTLDKCLNKDMIEVSALLTAVASAKNGVTFVIDHHASPFAVNGSLEIMANAFEKVGVSHLLCYEISDRDGQDISQAGLKETENYLKSHQGLVGLHASFTVSNQTLKEAVSLAEKYNSGIHIHVAEDLYDQKECLHQHGQKVVERLYKAGALQFPKTILAHCLHIDDEERNYIAHSPVWVVQNTESNLNNNVGFFNAKGLNKNRIMLGTDGMHSDMLRSAKAAFFVGQPFDTIDYSGIYQRFTNVHHFIETNQFLGDGPNNLVVLDYDSPTAFYQNNFLGHFVFGIESKHVEHVISNGKLIVKNKKIQTIDETALIKQSQELSNILWKKMQAL